The window CATAAAAACCAAATCTTGACATGCGGTTGTTAATTAAAGATACTAAAGATACTATAATTAACATTATTCCTGCAAGATATAATGTGATTTGGGTTAGGAATCCGAGCAATGCCGGATTGAATATCAAACCAATACTCATGAATAACAATATCATTCCTAAAATCAAATCAAGGATTGCTCCTGAACTGTTATAATCGATTATGCTTACTCCAACTACAAGCAGATAAATTGACATTAACAATACGGATAAACCAAT is drawn from uncultured Methanobrevibacter sp. and contains these coding sequences:
- a CDS encoding DUF308 domain-containing protein codes for the protein MKTKFVSLLAIILGLIIILFPVFGLVGASSLIGLSVLLMSIYLLVVGVSIIDYNSSGAILDLILGMILLFMSIGLIFNPALLGFLTQITLYLAGIMLIIVSLVSLINNRMSRFGFYVGIAGIILGLLYIVIGTYVSNPIILGTLIGIWLVINGVLKLMDN